The following coding sequences are from one Pseudomonas mendocina window:
- a CDS encoding carboxymuconolactone decarboxylase family protein, with protein MSRIAALHPPYAEDIQASFDRIMGPGVPPLGLFTTLASSKRAWSKFTAGALLDGKLLTLRQRELVIDRCCALTGCEYEWGVHVTTFAQAAGLSREEVSATLDRPLREHLWAPEEAALLASIDALHERATLSDEEFARVRTYFDDEQILEILMLAGFYRTVAYLANGLDLPLERSAATFSEYRRMAQA; from the coding sequence ATGAGCCGAATCGCAGCACTGCACCCACCCTACGCCGAGGACATTCAGGCGTCTTTCGACCGGATCATGGGCCCAGGCGTGCCGCCTCTGGGGTTGTTCACCACCTTGGCGAGCAGCAAGCGGGCCTGGAGCAAGTTCACCGCTGGCGCTCTGCTCGATGGCAAGCTGCTGACGCTACGCCAGCGTGAACTGGTGATCGACCGATGCTGCGCGTTGACCGGCTGCGAGTACGAATGGGGCGTGCATGTGACGACTTTCGCCCAAGCGGCTGGCCTGAGCCGGGAGGAGGTGAGCGCCACGTTGGACAGGCCGCTGCGTGAGCATCTCTGGGCGCCCGAGGAGGCCGCGCTGCTGGCGAGCATCGATGCGCTGCATGAGCGCGCGACGCTGAGCGATGAAGAGTTCGCGCGAGTTCGCACGTATTTCGATGATGAGCAGATTCTGGAGATTCTGATGTTGGCAGGCTTCTACCGGACGGTTGCCTATCTCGCCAACGGGCTCGATCTACCCCTGGAGCGGAGCGCGGCGACATTCAGTGAATATCGCCGCATGGCTCAGGCCTGA
- a CDS encoding helix-turn-helix domain-containing protein — translation MTSSILNGRRPIMALLDLLGQKWALRILWELRDGALNSRALRSASGDISPTVLQSRINELRAAGLIESGDKGYALTPLGTELAETFLPLYRFADKWASQLQETP, via the coding sequence ATGACTTCATCGATTCTCAACGGCCGCCGCCCGATCATGGCGCTGCTGGATCTGCTCGGACAGAAGTGGGCGTTACGCATCCTCTGGGAACTGCGTGACGGCGCACTCAACTCCAGGGCGTTGCGCAGCGCATCGGGCGATATCTCACCGACCGTGCTGCAGAGCCGGATCAACGAGCTGCGCGCCGCAGGCCTCATCGAGTCAGGCGACAAGGGATATGCGCTCACCCCCCTGGGAACCGAGTTGGCGGAAACCTTCCTGCCGCTCTATCGTTTCGCCGACAAATGGGCCAGTCAGCTGCAAGAGACTCCGTAA